GATCGCCACGGCCCGCGCGGGCGTCAACGGCCCGTACGCCTTGAGCATCTTGCGAAGGTCTTGGCCCTCGATCATGCGCATGTCGACGTAGAGCAGCCCGTCGATCTCGCCGTAGTCGTGGATCGGGACGACATGGGGTTCCTGCAGCCGTCCGGCCGAATGCGCTTCGCGCTGCAGCCGCTTACGGAAGACCGGATCGTTGGACGCCGACTCGGGCAACAGCTTCAGCGCGACGATGCGGTCCTTGACAGTGTCCTCGGCCTCGTAGACCTCTCCCATGCCGCCCTTGCCCAGCAGCCGACGCAGTCGGTACGGGCCGATCTGCGTACCAACGCGTGACTCCTTTTCGGCGTCGCTCACCGGGGGCCTCTCCTCAGGGGGTGTCTTGCCGGGCAAACACACCCTAATGCCGCACTACGCCGAGCGCGGCTCGATCTCGAACGTGAACTCGTGATCGCAAATGCGGATCTTGTCGCCGTCGCCCAGCGTCGCGGTGCCCCGAATCCGCTCTCCCCGCACGTCAATGCCGTTGGCCGAGCGCAGATCGGTGATGACGAAGCTGGTTCCGGTATCGATGATCACAGCGTGATGACGGCTGACATTGCTGTCGTCGAGCACGATGTCGTTATCGGAGAGCCGCCCGATCCTGGTGGCCGTCGCCGTCAACGGATAGGCGGGTCCGGCCGCCGACCGCAGCGTCGCCAGCGCCGCCGTCGATTGGACCGAGGTCCGCATGTCGATGTCGCTGATCTGGTGTACCGCCGTGGTCTTCGCGGCGCCTTTGAGGTCCAACGACTCCTGCCGCAGGATCTTTTCGTGCAGCGCACGGACGGTCGGCCCCGGGTCGATGCCCAGGTCTTCGGCCAGCGTCGACTTCAGCCGTTGGTAGGCGTCCAGCGCCTCGGACTGGCGTTCGGCCGCGTAGTAGGCGGTGATCAGCTGCGCCCACAACGGCTCGCGGTACGGGTACTCCACCGTCAGGCTCTCGAGCTCGCCGATCACGGCATACGCACGCCCGCAAGCGATTTCGGCTTCGGCACGGGCGGTGTGCGCCACCACCTTGTCTTCCGTGAGCGCCGTGGCGAACACATTGACGAACTGGAAGGTACGCAGGTCGTCGAGGACGGGGCCGCGCCACTCGGCCAGTGCGTTGGTCAGGTGGCGGCTGGCCTCCTCGAAGCGGCCCGCCGCGGCGGCGTGCACCCCGGCGGCCTTCTCGGCCACGAATCGGCCGATATCGCAGTCGGAGTCGGGAACGTTGAGCCGGTATCCGGGTGGGGCGTTGACCAACATCGTCTTCGGATCCGCGCCCGCTGCGCTGATCAGCTTGCGCAGATTGGAGATGTAGGAGTGCAGGCTGGCCCTGGCCTCCGGCGGCGGCCCCTCCTCCCACGCCGCGGTGATCAGGGCATCGATCGACACCGGCCGGTTTCGATTCATCACCAGCATCGCCAGCACGGCCCGCAGTTTGGGGGTGCCCAGCGTGATCGGCGCGCCGTCGGCCGTCATCTGCAGGGGCCCCAGCACGCCGAATCCGATCTTGATCGAAGCCATCGCGCCAATTGTCACCCCCACGGGGCGAGAAGTGGTGTAGACCGGAATAGAACGTGTTCTAGTTTTTAAGGAGGCGGTATGGCTCTGAAGGTCGTGCAGTGGGCGACGGGTGGTGTCGGAGTCGCCGCCATCAAGGGCGTGTTCGAGCATCCTGACCTCGAAATCGTGGGCTGCTGGGTGCACTCGGCGGACAAGGCGGGCAAGGACGTCGGCGAGCTCATCGGTGGCGAGCCGATCGGCGTCACGGCGACCAACAGCGTCGACGAAATCCTCGCGCTGGACGCCGACGCGGTCATCTACTCGCCGCTGCTGCCCAACCCCGACGAGGTCGCCGCCCTGCTGCGTTCCGGGAAGAACGTGGTGACCCCGGTCGGGTGGGTTTATCCCAGCGAGCGGCAGTCGGCGGCCCTTCGCGATGCGGCGCTCGAGGGTAATGCGACGCTGCACGGCACCGGAATGGCGCCCGGCGGCATCAGCGAGAAGTTTCCGCTGCTGTTCTCGGCGTTCTCGACCGGTGTGACATTCGTTCGTGCCGAGGAGTTCTCCGACCTGCGCACGTATGAAGCGCCCGACGTCGTGCGCCATGTCATGGGTTTCGGCGAGGTTCCCGACAAGGCTCTCAGCGGACCGATGCAGAAGCTGCTCGACGGGGGCTTCATCCAGGCCGTGAAGATGATCGTCGACAAGGTCGGCTTCAACGCCGATCCGAAAGTGCGCTCGTCACAGGAGATCGCGGTCGCCACGGGTCCGATCGAATCGCCGATCGGCGTGATCGAGCCCGGCCAGGTCGCAGGCCGCAAGTTCCACTGGGAGGCGCTCGTCGGCGACAAGGTCGTCGTC
The nucleotide sequence above comes from Mycolicibacterium moriokaense. Encoded proteins:
- a CDS encoding BTAD domain-containing putative transcriptional regulator, translating into MASIKIGFGVLGPLQMTADGAPITLGTPKLRAVLAMLVMNRNRPVSIDALITAAWEEGPPPEARASLHSYISNLRKLISAAGADPKTMLVNAPPGYRLNVPDSDCDIGRFVAEKAAGVHAAAAGRFEEASRHLTNALAEWRGPVLDDLRTFQFVNVFATALTEDKVVAHTARAEAEIACGRAYAVIGELESLTVEYPYREPLWAQLITAYYAAERQSEALDAYQRLKSTLAEDLGIDPGPTVRALHEKILRQESLDLKGAAKTTAVHQISDIDMRTSVQSTAALATLRSAAGPAYPLTATATRIGRLSDNDIVLDDSNVSRHHAVIIDTGTSFVITDLRSANGIDVRGERIRGTATLGDGDKIRICDHEFTFEIEPRSA
- a CDS encoding NAD(P)H-dependent amine dehydrogenase family protein translates to MALKVVQWATGGVGVAAIKGVFEHPDLEIVGCWVHSADKAGKDVGELIGGEPIGVTATNSVDEILALDADAVIYSPLLPNPDEVAALLRSGKNVVTPVGWVYPSERQSAALRDAALEGNATLHGTGMAPGGISEKFPLLFSAFSTGVTFVRAEEFSDLRTYEAPDVVRHVMGFGEVPDKALSGPMQKLLDGGFIQAVKMIVDKVGFNADPKVRSSQEIAVATGPIESPIGVIEPGQVAGRKFHWEALVGDKVVVRVTVNWLMGEEKLDPAWTFGPEGQRYEMEIQGNPDISITVKGFQSAVGGEGPEYGIVGTAAHCVNSVPAVCAAAPGIATYLDLPLISGKAAPALS